In Phycisphaerae bacterium, the genomic window CACGGACGGCACCGGATGCGCCTGGAGCCAGGCGATGATCTCATGTTCGCGCGGAGTCGGCGGCGCCCACCGGACCGCGCCCGTGTCGTTGGACGGCTCGGAGTTGACCGTGCCGTTGCCCGGCTGCGCGATGGGCGTGCCGCTAACGAGACAGAGAAGCTCCGACTTCAGGCGGCGTAGATCGCCGAGCAGGGCATCCGTCAGTAAATGCGCCGGCCCGTCCACGACGAGCTGATCGCCGTGGGCCTCCAGGACCACACCGCCCCGGCGCAGTTCCATGACCAGGGCCGCCGCCGTCATAGAACCTCCCGCCTGCGCTGGCCGTCACCGCAGGCCGCGGCCGGTGCGGCATCGCCTGCGACAACGCCATGCGCAGGCTGGGCCTCACATGTCTCCGGAATCGACCCAATCGACCCAATCGAACCAATACGGCGTTCTGGCGCTGCCAGTGGGCCGATTTGCTGGTTCGATTCTGGGCTACCCCGGCCGGAATCGGACCCCGAAATCGGCCCAGATTCGGCGTTTGGCGCGTCTGGCGGGGGGGTGTGGTTCGATTGGGCCGATTGGGCCGATTCCTCAGACGTAAGGCAGCTTGCGCGCAGATGAAGTACGTATCGACGTTGCGTCTCGGCTGTGATCCGCACGGTGTTTCGGCTCCGCTGCGAGTCCGCTGAGGCCAGCAGGCCACGTTCCGCGAGGCGCTTGTGCAGCGTCTTGCTGTTCACCGGCAGAGGTTCTCCGGCCGCCATCGCCTGCACCACGCGGTACACCGCTTCGGGCTCCAAGAACAACGAGTCCTTGTCGATCCAGCCGACCCGGTCACCCTGCGGTCGCCACTCGTCACGCTGATATTCCCCGGTCCCAACGGTGAATTGCCGCCAGCCCCAAGCCTGAGGCTGGTCAGGTTCGCCGCCCTCCATGCCCGCAACGTGTGCGTGACCGCTCGCGAGAGCGGCCGTCAGCAGCTCCAGAAAGCGCCGCACCGGATCCGCGGCCTGATGCTGCGCCGTCTGTGCCGCCGCCGCCGCGCCCATCGCCGCCCATGCCCGTTCCCGAAGCTCGTGGTCCTTGTCGGCGGTGATCGCGCCGACCTCGACCGCGAACTTCAGGAAGTAGCGCAGCCCGACGAGCAGGTCGGCCACGATCTCCGGCGTCCGGCGATGCTGATTGGCTTGCGTGGCCTTGACACGCAACGCTGCAACCTCGCCCGGCAGACTCTTGAGTACCTCGCCGTAGCGGGGTGCCAACCATCGGATGTATCCGGCCAGTGCAAGAGCGTACAAGGCGCCCACCGCGTCAGCCTGCGCGGCGGTGAGCCGCTCCGGGTCCACGTCGCCCGCCGTAATCTCCAGCACGATCGTCCGTGCCCGGATGCTGTGTCCCCGAGGAACATCCTCGCCCGTGGAGAGAATCATCCCCCGGGGTGGTTTCACGGCGCGCAGCGTGGCATCTGCCCGCATCCGTTGCCGCCCACTTCGGTTGCCTTGTGCGCGAAGGAGCCGGTCTGCCTCGCGGTGATAGCGCTGCACATCGTTCGACGAGCCGGCTGGCGCGAAGTCGTCCACGACCAGGACCGCATCCTTCGCCGCAAACGCCGTGGCCTCGAGCGCGTTGCCCGTGGACGACCACGCCGCCGGCAGGTTTTTGGCGTTCATCTCCGCGCCGAAGTGCTGCTGGGCGAGGGCCGCCACCTCGCTCTTGAACACACCCGTTGCGCCGGCAAGGTGCACACTGAACGGCGCATGACCCAGCACGGCCCGCCAGATCGCGGAGAACAACGGGAACATGACTGCCGGCGGGGCGAGGTCCAGAAGCCTCAGGCTGGCGCGGATCGCCGCGACCAACTCGTCCCCGGTCGGGGGGGCGGGCAGTACGTACTTGTCGAGCCCGGCCGGCGCCGCCGTGTCTATTCCCAGGACCGGCCCATTCGGCCCAACTGCGCCACCGGCGTGCAGGTAGACCCAGCCGTCGCCGACCTTTCGCCAGCCGAGGTGGGTGTAGACCGTCCGGACGGCTGGGTTGCTGCTCAGCATCTGAATGGCGGCCCGCGCCTGGTCCTTTGTGCTAAAGCCTGGATACACGATCGCCTGCACTCCCATATTCGTGAGCGGCCAGTTCATCGTCGCGAGCTGCGACGCGGGGATGGTGAACCTCCAGGTCTTCCCGGGGAGCTTGGCCTCGATCTCGATCTGACGCTGTTGCTCAACGCCGTCGTCCAGGACGACCTGCGCCACAATCTGCGCCGTGAAGTTCGTCAGCGGCACGGGCACGTCACCGTCGCGCGTCGGCTTCATGTAGACCAGCCCTTGTGGCGTGGCCCGGTAGCAGCGGACTGGCGGGCCTTCCATGTCGCCCTCCGACACCTGCTCCGTGGTCACCGGCGCCGCGGCGGCGAGTTGCTCAATCTCATTACGGATCTGCGCATCGCCAATGCCGTCCGCCCGGCGCCGCGCAATGAAGTCGTAGATGTCGTCGCCGGGTTCGGTCGAGTCGGGCAGTCGCACGATGCGGCATTCCGCGCGCGGCCGCAGCTTGTGGAGTTCATGCACGACCGCCGTGGCGTATTTCTCACCGGGCTCGTCGTAGTCCGGCAGGACGACCACCTGCCGGCAGGCGAGCGGCGTCCAGTCGGCCTTGTGCGCGCTCGAGCTGCTCCCGCTCGTCGTGGCTGTGAGCCCGATGTTGCGCGCCGCGTCGGTGGCCTTCTCGCCCTCGCAGACGTAGACCACGCCGTCACCAAGCTGGTCGGCGCCGTACAACGGCAGCAGCCCGGGCGGGTCGCTGAGTGCCCAGCCGTCGTCCGCCGCGCGGATGGGGCGGAACGTCTTGCCGGCGGCGGTCTTCACCCGCACGCGGTAATAGATATCCGTATACTTGTAGGTAGCCTCGACCACGCCCTTCGCTCGGCGGGCGACCTCCTGGGCGGCGGCCTCGACCGACGGGTACACCTTCGGGCCGCGGCGTACAGGGTGGCCGTTGTTCTTCGCCGGGAACAAGTCGCGCGGTTGCAGGCTGAGCGCGCTGATGATGTCCTTCTGCGCGCACCCGGCGTGACAGCACAGTAGGACCGTGCCGTCAGCCTTCTCCGTGACGGACAGCGAGGGGGTCTTGTCGTCGTGCGCCGGGCAGCACGCTTGCCACTTGCCCGGGCCGGTCGCGCGGACGTTCTTCAACTTCTCCAGTACATCAGCCTTTGCCATTGGCCGGCCCTCCCTTCTTGGCTGGATCAATCACGGGCGGAGCCGCGCTACCTGAGTCCTCTGACAGGGGCGACGGCGGCTTGTTGCCGATCGCCATTAAATCCGCCACCAGGCGGCGCCTCACGGCGGCCGTCTTCGGGGGCCAGCGCAGGCACCGTCTGCCGCCAAAGACTCCGGCAACTGTTTCGACGTCCCACCAGACGCACGGGCCGCGCTTGCCGCACACAGGACAAAGATCATGAATTGGAACGATACGCGGCCCCCGCGCAACGTGTTCACCGCCGAGTATACGGTCTTTCATGGCTGGCCTCCCTGCGCATCCCGAGCGCCGGGCACCGCGTTGGCGTCCTGCCCGGTCAGCCGCGCGAACGTCGCGGCGTCGGGGCAGCCGGCCGCGACCCACGCCCGCACTTCCGCGAGCCGCCACCGCTTCAGCCGCCCAATCCGCACGGGAGCCGGCAGCCGCCCGGCGTCGACCATGCGCGCGACGGTCCTGCCAGAGACACCGAGCAGCGTGCCGACGGCACTCTCGTCTGCCAATTCTGCTGGGACGGATTGCCTTGATGCGCGCTCAACCGTGTGCCGGTTGCGCCCTCTGAATCTGCTGTCGTTCATAACGCGCTCCACATAAGCGACACGAACAGGTAAGCACGATGCTTACCAATCGCGTGCTATTCCATCATGCGTGAAAAAAGTGGAGGCGATTTCCAGAAAAGTGCTTGATTCGCAGATCGAAATGAGCGCGACAACGCTTGAAAAAGGTGAGGCGCGGTGACCGGCAGTGAATGACGGGGTGTGTCGGCGTCACGTCCCGTCGTTGCCGTACTCGCTGATGAGCTTGTGCACTTTGGAGCTGGCCCTGAACACCTTCAATGCCTCAGCACGCTCCACGAGGTTCTTGCCCCCGAACTTGAAAACGTGAACGCTTCGGCGCTTGAGGTAATCCGTCAGCTTGGACGAATCCCCCTTCACAGTTCGCTGTGGGACAATGCTCCGCAACCACACGATGGGTATCGGGTCCGCGAGCGGCGACGGCAGCTTGCCGGTGGGTACCACGGCTGTGATTTTCATGTCGCGAGCCAGTCGCGCGGCGTGCTGGACCATGCGTCCGTAGTCATCGTCCGGATGCGCATAGGCGGCCTGACACGCAGCTTCGACACCCTCCACGAAGTGCCGGGCGTACCCGCCGCTTCGCAACTTCACGTCGAACGCGAGACCGGGATATTGGCCCTTCAATGCTCCCGCAATTTGAAGTGCAGCCTCTCGCCCGCGCACCGCTACGATCAGTCCGGGTGACCGGGTGGTTCGCTCACCGTCCGCCGCCGCCGGATGTCTGGCGAAGACCAAGAAGATTCTCTCTGACATCGGATTCACACTACCTTTCGCGGGCCGCCGCCCGGCTCGCCGCCGATAGTGCGGAGCGACGAGACGGGCAGGCGCTTGGCACCGCCGTCGCGGTGCCGTCCCGTTGTGTTTAGCGTAACACGCGCCATCTCCCCCACGTCAACCCGATCTTGCCGGATTCTCTTCGCTACTTCCGGTTTCGTGCCGCGGCCGCCTGTCGTCCGTACTCTCGGTCAACCACGTACTCCGCCAGACACGTACGGTCTTCTTCGGTATATGACCGAGCATGCACGCGCTCCCAAATTCCGCGAATATCCGTGGCCTGTCCGATTACGGTCCCGAGCCGCCAACCCGGGACCCAGTACGCCGTCATCCGCGTAGGTCTGTCCCCGGCCGTCTCCCGGGCAAGCCTCACGTCACACTGCCACAACAGGCGCTCGTCGTTGACGACCAACTGCTCCAGGGACTCCAGCGACTCATCCACCAGAGGCTCGTCCAATACGCGGCGCGGCAATCCGCGCTGCCACTCGCTCGCCAATGTATCCACCCTCCAATCGGTGACACGGTGGTGGTACATCGCGACGGCCAGTGCGAGGCCCGCTTCAAGTAGCATCACCCACGCTAACGCTGTGAGGCTGTGCTGTCGGTGGCGCCGAGAAGCGGCGCACAAGACGAGGGCGATGCCCATCCAGATCAGCATGTGGAGCAGCACGCCACCCACCTGGAGCGACAGGGAGGCGGCAGGGGCTTTGATAACCTGGGCGACTATCGATGCGATCAGGGCAAGCGCCATTGTGGCCAGCACGCCGGACGTGACCCACGCCGGCGCGGCCGAGACTGGTGGCTCTGTCGCGGGGGTCGGATCGGCGGGGCTATGCCCGCTCGGCGCTGGCGCGGGGCGTGTAGTTTCGGGCGATGTGGCGGTCCCTTCAGAATGCACTGCCTCACTCATGTGCGACACTCCCCTATGTAGCGGGTTTCGATCCATTCGCGCACGCACGCGCGTGGCGCAGCTTCCTCTTGACCGCCGACATATCTCCACCCCCGTTGCAGTACTGAGCCGAGTGTACTGCTGCGCGTTGCAGCCCTATTTGCCGACCCAGTCGCGCAGCGTGACCCACTGGCCCGCGCGGTTCTTAACCCGCCAGAACGCCCAGCCGTTGCGCGGGCGGCCCGCAGCGGCGGTGGCGGCGCGCGACACCGAGCGGAACTTCTTGCCCTTGTACTGGATCATCCCGTCCTTGTGCACGCGAGCGCGAAGCCGCTTCCCCTTGCAGACACGCTCCAGGGTGGTAGCACGCGCGAAGCACCCATGTAGGTCAGGTCTGGCGCGTGATGCGCGGCTCTTGCCGCCAGATCGAATGTGCACACGCGGCCGGCGGCGCCCGAGCAGGTCGGCCAGCTCTCGAAGCGCATGTTCCTTCATCTCACGGCTGAAGCGCCGGTACAGGTTCTCGGCCTGGGCGAATTTGCCGGCCACCCGGTTGCCGGGCGGGCGGACGATTCGCAGCACCAACGATTCGAGTTCCTTCATGTGCGGGTTGTCGCCCGTCAGGTAAACCGCGAAGCGATCCCAGGATTGGCCATGCCGGTCGCGCAGGTGGCTGTTCAGCCGTCCGCAGAGGTTGGAGGCGAGGCCCACGTAGTACAGCCGGCCACGTCGATAGAGCGCGTAGATTCCGTGCTGCTTGCGAACATAGCCGCGAACGATGTGCTGGTACTTCTCGAGCGCGGCACGGGAGATGTTCTCCAGGTGCTGGCAGACGAGCGAAGGGCCTTTTCGTTTCCTCATCGGTGTGTCTCCCTGCCACTCGGGCTTTGATTGAGCTTCACAATGTGGGGCCTTCTGCGGCCTGCCGCCCATCTTGGTTTGTGTCATGCCAGGCGTGTACCTCGCAGACGATGAGGTTCGCCGATGCGCCAGGTGCCTTCAGCGCCACAATCTGTGTTGTCCCGAGCAGTCGATCTGCCCAGGATCGTACCAACGGCGTCCGAACGGTCTCCATGAACGTGGCACGATCGCGGAAGGCACGTAGCCACGACCGACCCGACCCCCGGTAAGCATCCACCATCAGAAAGAGACAGCTACCCACGCGGTCACTGAGTGTCGGAAACTGATTCAGCTTGATCAGGTCCTGCTCGACCTCCCACGGGTCTGGGCCGACATGCCCGGCTTTGGCCAGGAACTCACGAAACGGCTTGCTGTCGAGCACACAGTCAAAGCGATCGTAATCGTAACGGTTGGACTTCACCTCGCAGATGTGCACACGCCCCGCGCGACGCACGGCAACGTCTGGTTGAGCTGTTCCCGGGAACGCTGTCGTCTTGAGCCCAAGCGTAGTCCTGATTTGCCGCCGCAGTGCCACGTTTGCGGCGCCAAACACTTCGTCGGCGATGTCGCCGAAGAGGCGTTCCAACAGATGTTCGCGAACATCGTGGCCTCCTGTGCTTCGGTTGGGCGCCACAAGCTGGGCCAATGTGTCGCCACGTTCCAGTGCTTCGATGACCCGGTCAATCGGCCAGGGCGATGGGAAACGAACGTGGGTCATCGGCTCCACCTCAGTTGACGCGCCAGTGGCGGCGCGATCGTTCGCGTTGTCGATACCCTCGGCAGGTCCATCGAGAATCGTGCATGGGTGAATCGCCACGAATACGGTTTGAGGGTCCTGCGTGCTGGTGGCGTTGCGCGTGTACGAACTGACCTCCGTCGTTGCGGCCGTGGTCACGGTAACGGGCCGGGCGAGCAGATGATCGATTAGCCCGGCAACCTCCTCCCACTGTCTGCGCTCAAGGTCGGCTTCCACCATGCCCGCCGATTTCAGGATGTGGGCGATAAACGCGCGTGATTGTCTCAACACCGGCGGGACGAGCCGGTCGAAGTCCCAGCCCCACTCGTGCCGCGGACGTGCTGTGCGCGTGTACGTGAGATGCGCCACCTCTTTGTTGCGCCGCTCGACAGCTGCGCGATCGACTGTCAAGGCTGAGACGGGGAAATCGTAATCCGCGGCCAACACGTCGTCCTTGTAGCGATCCTGGATGTCCGTCTCGAAGAACTCGATGAGAATGTTCAGATGAATGACGGTGGTTTCAATGCGAGCGTTGTTGAGTAACGCGTCAGGCGGCGATGTCCGGGCGCGGTAGAGTAGGGCAAGTTGTCGGATCTCGTAGCGAACGTGTTCGAGTGCGGCGCGCTTCTGCTCAGTGGTCGGGTTGCATCCCTCGGACTTGCTCATGGCTCACCCTTTAACGCCTTGTCGAAGATTGTGGGCAAGAGGGCATCTGACTTCGTAGTGGTTCGAGCCTCAAGCAAGATCGAGTCGATCACCCTCGCACCACCGCTATTTGTTATCCTTCGCCGCGGCCGCTTCTTGCTGCGCACCTGCGATGGTTTTGACGCGTAAAGGAAACGCGGCTGAGTACCAGTGACGGCCGACTGTGTCCCCGACGAAGAACTTCTTGACCATCGCTCTGTCGAAGATCTCCGACGGCATCACGCACTTTGCCGCTTGCCCCTCAGCCAGTTCCTTCGGCAAGCGGTCACACAACATTCCCGAGCGTGTGGTGAAGTCCGGCGCGAGGACGGCATGTTGACCGTCGGACTGAACGAAACAAAACCCGTTAATGGTCACAGGCCTTCGCCCCGCATTCACTGCTGTGATGACGACGTATGTTCGGGCAAGATCGTCCTCACTGGCCCCATCGTACGGTAGCAAGAAGTTCTCACTTGCCGTCACTTGAACCTTGGGGCGATCCGCAAGGTCCCGCCGGATATTCCAGAGCAAGCTTATGATGCCGGTGACAGCCCCCGTGATCGCGACAACCAATGTCCAGCTCTGAGATACGATCTGCGCCGTCATGCTCATAGGTCACCCTTGAATGCCTTGTCGAGGATGGCGGGCAGGAGGGCGTCGAGCTCGGCGGCGGTTTGGGCCTGGAGCTGTTTCAATTGAGCCACCTTTCGATGAACGTCGACGATTCGCTGCTGCCAGTCCAGCGTAGGGAGCATGAGCTGGTGGGATAGCAGCCGTTCAGGTTTCACGCGCTGCCGCCGATGCCCGAGGCCTTTGCTTCCAGTCGCAACTGCGGCCCACGCCCGCGGCGATTTGAAATAAGCGAAGAGGAACTCAGGCAAGATGCGGTCGCCATCGCAACTAAACGTTGGATACTCGTTCGATACGTATGAGCCGTCAAACTCACCAGTTACGATGCCATAGGCACCTTCAAAGGCAAAGAGGCGGCTGTAAATGAACTGGCCAGCACGCACGCGGCAAAGCGTCGCAGCGCTTGTCGTAAGCCCATCGATCGGCTGCTTCGGGAATAGTCCCCGCGCAAAACTGTAAATGCCGAGATTGGGGTAGCGCTTATCCGGCTCAGGGCGAACTGGATCGGCTACCTCAGCGAGAACTTCCCGCAAGACAATCTGTTTCCACCCGAGTCGCGCCTTTTCTACTTCGTCGATATCCGCGCGGTGTGCCATGGCAACTAGCAACCGCTCTTCTGCGTCGGCAGCGTCATTTTGCAGGCCGCGGGCCTCGGCGATCTTGGCGGCGAGCTGGTCGATCTTCGCCACGATCCGCCGCTGCTCCGCCAGCGGCGGCAGCGGGATCTCAACCGCGGCGATGTCATCAATCTTGAGGGAGACGTTTGCCGTGCCCTGCATCAGCGGAACTAGCAATTCATCCCGTTTCGTGTTGAGCAGGTGATACAGGTACTTGGGGTTGCACACCGCGTGATCATTGGGAACGAGCGCCACGAGTAGATTTGCGACCGCGTACTTACCGTCTTGGTAGTGAACCCGGTGCAGTGCCGCGTCACCATGCCCGGTCGAAGACACGAGTGGAATACAGACGGAAGGTCGATCGAGTTGGTAGGTGCTCGCCGTGCGCCGGTAGGCTGCCGTTACCACGAGTGGGTATTCGCCGGGTTCAGTCTTCAGCGTTGGGGAAAGCCCCTTCACGAGAGTGCAGATTTCGGCGATTCGGTACCGCTTCATCGCCGGACTCCGTCCTGTAAGGCCGTCCTAATTCCCCCCACGATCTCCACGATCTGCTGCTCCTTCGCCAGACTGTCCGCGACGAGCTGCTCCGGCGGCTGGGCTGTACGCTGCTTTGTCATCGGCGGGGCCCTCGCTTGCGCTTCGGGCTCGGACGGTCGGCGACGGCTCGGCGCTCCAGTGCGGCGCGCGTGCGGTCAATCTCCGCCGCCAGCAGCTTCTCATCCGGCAGGGTCGTGCGGTATTCGGCGGCGAGTACCTTGTTCGGCAGGCCGTCCAGGGCGTACCGGGCGACCGCGGCGTCCTTATGGGCGCAGAGAATCAGCCCGACCGGCGGGTTTTCGCCGGGCCGCAGCCAGTGCTGCCGGGCGTAGTTGAGGTACAGGTGCATCTGGCCGGCGTCGGCGTGCGTGAACTTGCCGAGCTTCAGGTCGATGACGACCAGGCAGCGCAGCCGACGGTGGAAGAACAGCAGGTCCAGGCGGTACCACTCGTCGCCGATCCGGAGCCGCCGCTGCCGGCCGATGAAGGCGAAATCGTTGCCCAGCTCCAGCAGGAACCCTTCCAGTTGGCGGATCAGGGCGTCTTCGAGGTCGGTTTCCGAGTACTCGTCACGCAGGTCGAGGAACTCCAGGACGTAGGGGTCCTTGAGCTCCTCCTCGGGCGTGACGGCGTCGGCCGGCTGCGCGGCGGCCCCCTTGCGCAGCATGGCGGCCTTGTTTCGCGACAGGGCCGTGCGCTCATAGAACTGGGTGTCGATCTGCCGGTCGAGCTGCCGGACGGTCCAGCCGCCGCGGAGGGCCTCGGCCTCGTAGAACCGCCGGGCCTCCGGGTTGCGCACGCCGAGCAGCTTCACGTAGTGCGACCACGGCAATGGAAAGCGGGCGGCGAGCGTCGCCAGGGCGGATACGCCAGACGATGTCGGGCGAATGGCGAGCGTGGGAGATTCTTCAGACGGTGTCTGCACAATCTGGGCGGGGACCCGGCGTGCCAATTCTTCAGACGGCGTCTGAAGAATCTCGGGCAGCGGCCACGCGAGATAAAAGCGACGCATCTGCGTCAGGTTCACGTAACCAAAGCCCCGTCCGAAGCGGGTCGTAAGGTCCGCAGCCAAGCGTTTCAGGAGTTCCTCGCCGTATTCGGCGCGCCGCGTCCCGCCCTGCTCGTGCTCGACAATCCGCCGGCCGATCTCCCAGTAGGTCGCCGTCATGACGGCGTTGACCGTGCGGACCGCGGCGCGGCGCGCGGCCTCAAGCAAGTTGACGATACCGCCCAGGACGGCGTCGTAACCGGCCGCAGGGGCTGGAAGCTGTGAATGCCGGACGGATTTGCGCTTGGTCACGTCGCCACGCCTTTCGTCAACACCGTCTTGATCTCCCCCATGATCTCCACGATCCGCTGCTCCTTCTCCAGGATGTCCGCGACGAGCTGCTCCGGCGGGAGGTGTTCCAGGTCCGGGGCGCCGCGCGGGTTCTTGATGTCGAGGTTGACCGAGACGACGTTGCCGGCGTCGTCGGTCTTCAACACGTCCGCCGCCTTCACCTTCCACGCCCGGTCGTTCTCCTTGCGCTTGGGCCACCATTTCAGGCAGTCGGCGAACTCCTCGAACTGGAGCGGGGCGGTCTTGGTGTAGTTCTTGCGGCCCTCCGGCAGCGGCTGCTCGTAGTACCAGATGTCCTTCGTCGGCCCGCTGCGGTCGAAGAACAGCAGGTTCGTCGGGATGCTCGTGTACGGGGCGAACACGCCGTTGGGCAGCCGGACGATCGTGTGCAGGTTGAAGTCGCGCAGCAACTCGGCCTTGATCCGCGCGCAGACGCCGTCGCCGAAGAGCGTGCCGTTGGGGACGACGACCGCGGCGCGGCCGCCGGTGCTCGTGGCCGTCCCCTTCACAGGCCGGAGGCCCGTGCTCCCCGTACCCGGCCGCCGGAGCTTCCGCATGATGAGCTGGAGGAACAGCAACGCCGTCTCGGCGGTCTGCTTGTCCTCCGGGAAGTTGCCCAGGATGCCGCGCTCCTCTTCGCCGCCGAACGGCGGATTCGTGAGGATCACGTCCACGCGGTCGCGGTCGCCGATCTCGGAGAGCCGGTGGCGCAGGCTGTTGCCGGGGTCGATGTTGGGGGCCTCCAGGCCGTGCAGTAGCAGGTTCATCTGGCACAGCAGGTACGGCAGGGGTTTGGCCTCGCCGCCGAAGATGCTCGCGTCCTGGAGGATTCTGCGCTGCTGGACGGTCTGGCACTGCTTTTCGAGGTGAGCGAATGTCTCTACCAGGAAGCCGCCGGTGCCGCAGGCCGGGTCGAGGATGGTCTCGCCGAGCTGGGGGTCGAGCACGGTGACCATGAAGCGGACGACGGCCCGCGGCGTGTAGAACTCGCCGTTGTCGCCGGCGGCGTCGCGCATTTCCTTCAGCATCGACTCGTACAGGTGGCCGAGCGTGAACAGCTCGTCCTTGGCGAGGAAGTGGATGCCGCCGACCTTGTTGATCACGTCGCGCAGCA contains:
- a CDS encoding DUF927 domain-containing protein, whose protein sequence is MAKADVLEKLKNVRATGPGKWQACCPAHDDKTPSLSVTEKADGTVLLCCHAGCAQKDIISALSLQPRDLFPAKNNGHPVRRGPKVYPSVEAAAQEVARRAKGVVEATYKYTDIYYRVRVKTAAGKTFRPIRAADDGWALSDPPGLLPLYGADQLGDGVVYVCEGEKATDAARNIGLTATTSGSSSSAHKADWTPLACRQVVVLPDYDEPGEKYATAVVHELHKLRPRAECRIVRLPDSTEPGDDIYDFIARRRADGIGDAQIRNEIEQLAAAAPVTTEQVSEGDMEGPPVRCYRATPQGLVYMKPTRDGDVPVPLTNFTAQIVAQVVLDDGVEQQRQIEIEAKLPGKTWRFTIPASQLATMNWPLTNMGVQAIVYPGFSTKDQARAAIQMLSSNPAVRTVYTHLGWRKVGDGWVYLHAGGAVGPNGPVLGIDTAAPAGLDKYVLPAPPTGDELVAAIRASLRLLDLAPPAVMFPLFSAIWRAVLGHAPFSVHLAGATGVFKSEVAALAQQHFGAEMNAKNLPAAWSSTGNALEATAFAAKDAVLVVDDFAPAGSSNDVQRYHREADRLLRAQGNRSGRQRMRADATLRAVKPPRGMILSTGEDVPRGHSIRARTIVLEITAGDVDPERLTAAQADAVGALYALALAGYIRWLAPRYGEVLKSLPGEVAALRVKATQANQHRRTPEIVADLLVGLRYFLKFAVEVGAITADKDHELRERAWAAMGAAAAAQTAQHQAADPVRRFLELLTAALASGHAHVAGMEGGEPDQPQAWGWRQFTVGTGEYQRDEWRPQGDRVGWIDKDSLFLEPEAVYRVVQAMAAGEPLPVNSKTLHKRLAERGLLASADSQRSRNTVRITAETQRRYVLHLRASCLTSEESAQSAQSNHTPPPDAPNAESGPISGSDSGRGSPESNQQIGPLAAPERRIGSIGSIGSIPETCEAQPAHGVVAGDAAPAAACGDGQRRREVL
- a CDS encoding helix-turn-helix domain-containing protein — its product is MNDSRFRGRNRHTVERASRQSVPAELADESAVGTLLGVSGRTVARMVDAGRLPAPVRIGRLKRWRLAEVRAWVAAGCPDAATFARLTGQDANAVPGARDAQGGQP
- a CDS encoding DUF2924 domain-containing protein, whose protein sequence is MRKRKGPSLVCQHLENISRAALEKYQHIVRGYVRKQHGIYALYRRGRLYYVGLASNLCGRLNSHLRDRHGQSWDRFAVYLTGDNPHMKELESLVLRIVRPPGNRVAGKFAQAENLYRRFSREMKEHALRELADLLGRRRPRVHIRSGGKSRASRARPDLHGCFARATTLERVCKGKRLRARVHKDGMIQYKGKKFRSVSRAATAAAGRPRNGWAFWRVKNRAGQWVTLRDWVGK
- a CDS encoding restriction endonuclease subunit S; this translates as MKRYRIAEICTLVKGLSPTLKTEPGEYPLVVTAAYRRTASTYQLDRPSVCIPLVSSTGHGDAALHRVHYQDGKYAVANLLVALVPNDHAVCNPKYLYHLLNTKRDELLVPLMQGTANVSLKIDDIAAVEIPLPPLAEQRRIVAKIDQLAAKIAEARGLQNDAADAEERLLVAMAHRADIDEVEKARLGWKQIVLREVLAEVADPVRPEPDKRYPNLGIYSFARGLFPKQPIDGLTTSAATLCRVRAGQFIYSRLFAFEGAYGIVTGEFDGSYVSNEYPTFSCDGDRILPEFLFAYFKSPRAWAAVATGSKGLGHRRQRVKPERLLSHQLMLPTLDWQQRIVDVHRKVAQLKQLQAQTAAELDALLPAILDKAFKGDL
- a CDS encoding DUF1016 family protein; protein product: MTKRKSVRHSQLPAPAAGYDAVLGGIVNLLEAARRAAVRTVNAVMTATYWEIGRRIVEHEQGGTRRAEYGEELLKRLAADLTTRFGRGFGYVNLTQMRRFYLAWPLPEILQTPSEELARRVPAQIVQTPSEESPTLAIRPTSSGVSALATLAARFPLPWSHYVKLLGVRNPEARRFYEAEALRGGWTVRQLDRQIDTQFYERTALSRNKAAMLRKGAAAQPADAVTPEEELKDPYVLEFLDLRDEYSETDLEDALIRQLEGFLLELGNDFAFIGRQRRLRIGDEWYRLDLLFFHRRLRCLVVIDLKLGKFTHADAGQMHLYLNYARQHWLRPGENPPVGLILCAHKDAAVARYALDGLPNKVLAAEYRTTLPDEKLLAAEIDRTRAALERRAVADRPSPKRKRGPRR
- a CDS encoding N-6 DNA methylase: MRKDKGLSGDLDRLPMLTWIMFLKFLDDLEQIEESRAKLGGQRYKPAIDKPYRWRDWAAKEDGITGPELLAFIQHEECTRPDGTKGPGLFAYLRNLGNGNGKGTAISRRRVIATVFSGVQNRMTSGYLLRDVINKVGGIHFLAKDELFTLGHLYESMLKEMRDAAGDNGEFYTPRAVVRFMVTVLDPQLGETILDPACGTGGFLVETFAHLEKQCQTVQQRRILQDASIFGGEAKPLPYLLCQMNLLLHGLEAPNIDPGNSLRHRLSEIGDRDRVDVILTNPPFGGEEERGILGNFPEDKQTAETALLFLQLIMRKLRRPGTGSTGLRPVKGTATSTGGRAAVVVPNGTLFGDGVCARIKAELLRDFNLHTIVRLPNGVFAPYTSIPTNLLFFDRSGPTKDIWYYEQPLPEGRKNYTKTAPLQFEEFADCLKWWPKRKENDRAWKVKAADVLKTDDAGNVVSVNLDIKNPRGAPDLEHLPPEQLVADILEKEQRIVEIMGEIKTVLTKGVAT